A genomic stretch from Ureibacillus composti includes:
- a CDS encoding rhodanese-related sulfurtransferase, with the protein MNYRVLLYYHYTTIEDPTQFAAEHLEACNTMNLKGRILVATEGINGTVSGTIEDTNAYMDLMRNNPLFEGIVFKIDEAEGHAFKKMKVRPRPELVNLSLEDDINPHEITGRYLSPAEFMEEMQREDTVVLDVRNTYEYDVGHFRGAIRPEVETFRDTPKWVRENKDLFEGKRVLTYCTGGIRCEKFSGWLKREGIGEDVGQLHGGIATYSKDPVAKGQLWDGQMYVFDERITVPINQVEHVVVGKDHFDGTPCERYIKCSNPDCNKHILASEENEAKHLGGCSIECTKHPRNRYVEKHNLPEDQVRATIAELEKVWQGAAN; encoded by the coding sequence ATGAATTACCGAGTTTTATTATATTATCATTACACAACAATTGAAGATCCAACTCAATTTGCTGCTGAGCATTTAGAAGCATGCAATACAATGAACTTAAAGGGTCGTATCTTAGTTGCAACAGAAGGAATCAACGGTACGGTCTCAGGTACAATTGAAGATACGAATGCTTATATGGATTTGATGAGAAATAATCCATTATTCGAAGGAATTGTTTTTAAAATAGATGAAGCAGAAGGGCATGCATTTAAAAAAATGAAAGTGCGTCCACGTCCGGAGCTTGTCAATTTGAGTCTAGAGGATGATATTAATCCACATGAAATAACTGGTCGTTATTTATCTCCTGCTGAATTTATGGAAGAAATGCAGCGAGAAGATACAGTCGTACTTGATGTGCGAAATACGTATGAATATGATGTGGGTCACTTCCGTGGGGCGATTCGTCCAGAAGTGGAAACATTCCGTGACACACCCAAATGGGTTCGCGAAAACAAAGATTTATTTGAAGGAAAACGTGTTCTGACATATTGCACTGGTGGGATTCGTTGCGAAAAATTCTCTGGTTGGTTAAAACGTGAAGGAATTGGGGAAGACGTTGGCCAATTACATGGTGGAATTGCGACTTACAGTAAAGATCCTGTAGCAAAAGGGCAACTTTGGGACGGCCAAATGTACGTATTTGATGAGCGCATCACAGTGCCAATTAATCAAGTGGAGCACGTTGTTGTCGGAAAAGACCATTTTGATGGCACACCATGTGAACGCTACATTAAATGTTCAAATCCTGATTGCAACAAACATATTCTAGCTTCAGAAGAAAATGAAGCAAAGCATTTAGGCGGATGCTCAATAGAATGTACGAAACATCCTCGCAACCGATATGTGGAAAAACATAATTTACCAGAAGACCAAGTGCGCGCGACAATTGCTGAACTTGAAAAGGTATGGCAAGGAGCTGCAAATTAA
- a CDS encoding ABC transporter ATP-binding protein has translation MKSVRLEHVTKSFGKVETINDLNLMIQPGEFFTFLGPSGCGKTTTLRMIAGFYYPTTGKIYFDDANVTGLQPNKRNIGMVFQNYALFPHMTVDENIAFGLKVRKMPTPVIRKKVDRIREIVHLGPFGNRKINELSGGQQQRVALARALVIEPDILLLDEPLSNLDAKLREETRVEIKRIQSELGVTTIYVTHDQTEAMAMSDRIMVMDRGHVQQVGTPQEIYNRPVNRFVSNFIGETNLLEATIDEVTSEDLIVTTCDGWTLRGKRKNISPLIKLKIGETVYVSIRPEFIQQGPGENDLSGIISFVEFTGLSVQYIVNMPSATLKAMILNDGSPLKQIGDEIVLNIPPEGLYFLGE, from the coding sequence GTGAAAAGTGTTCGATTGGAACATGTGACAAAATCTTTTGGCAAAGTCGAAACCATTAATGATTTAAATTTAATGATCCAACCCGGCGAGTTTTTTACCTTTCTAGGACCAAGTGGTTGTGGAAAAACGACAACACTTCGTATGATAGCGGGATTTTATTATCCTACTACGGGCAAAATCTACTTTGATGACGCGAACGTAACCGGTTTACAGCCAAACAAACGAAATATTGGGATGGTTTTTCAAAATTATGCCTTGTTCCCCCATATGACGGTTGATGAAAATATTGCGTTTGGATTAAAGGTAAGAAAAATGCCCACTCCTGTCATTCGTAAAAAAGTGGATCGTATTCGAGAGATTGTTCATTTAGGACCTTTCGGAAATCGCAAAATAAATGAACTATCAGGCGGGCAACAACAACGAGTTGCTTTAGCAAGAGCCTTAGTCATTGAACCAGATATTTTATTGTTAGATGAACCTTTATCGAATTTAGATGCCAAATTACGCGAGGAAACACGTGTTGAAATTAAGCGCATCCAATCAGAGCTTGGCGTTACGACGATTTATGTGACACACGATCAAACGGAAGCGATGGCGATGTCGGACCGTATTATGGTGATGGACCGTGGGCATGTGCAACAAGTCGGAACTCCACAAGAAATCTATAATCGCCCCGTCAACCGATTCGTTTCGAACTTTATTGGAGAAACCAATCTCTTAGAAGCAACAATTGATGAGGTCACTTCAGAGGACTTAATTGTGACAACTTGTGATGGGTGGACACTGCGTGGGAAAAGGAAAAACATTTCCCCCTTAATTAAACTTAAAATTGGTGAAACCGTTTATGTTTCTATTCGACCTGAATTCATTCAGCAAGGACCTGGAGAAAATGATTTATCTGGGATCATTTCCTTTGTCGAATTTACCGGATTAAGTGTCCAATACATTGTGAATATGCCAAGTGCCACTTTGAAGGCGATGATTTTAAATGATGGAAGTCCACTCAAACAAATTGGTGATGAGATTGTCCTGAATATCCCACCGGAAGGCCTTTATTTCCTTGGAGAATAG
- a CDS encoding TetM/TetW/TetO/TetS family tetracycline resistance ribosomal protection protein, with protein sequence MFKTLGVLAHVDAGKTTFSEQLLFHTQSIRERGRVDHQDAYLDNHSIERQRGITIFAEQGRIQYKGDTYTLVDTPGHVDFSPEMERAISVMDYAIIIISAVEGIQGHTETVWHLLRQYNVPTFIFINKIDREGADVERVMQSLKKEFSEDMLLLDDPISEDSIPETVLEWIAERDEFLFDQYMEGNILPAAFLQTLRTFINQQQAYVCAKGAALKDIGVIEFFDQLSILTQTHYDDDQPFKGKVFKIRHDEQQQRITFIKALQGTLTVRDEFKFGDVTEKVTEVRLYNGNRFETVQQIHAGDIFAVKGLTQAEIGDILGHEIESTSNFELVPTLQAKVVYEGNEHIKEILRYFRMLEAEEPTLRVVWSEKFQEINVHIMGVIQLEVLVEVVKERFNIDVQFEDPKILYMETIRSSVTGYGHFEPLKHYAEVHLKLEPNERGAGIEFINQCHADDLSVGHQRLIEKHLFEREHHGLLTGYPVTDLRVTLLTGRAHNKHTEGGDFREATFRALRQGLEQAENVLFEPYYSFKMKASNEHVGRMMTDIQQASGTFETPIITEDQVIIKGKAPVSTFMNYSTVFAAYTNGKGALSLTFSGYDLCHNTEEVIEQIGYDKNADPEYTSSSIFCAKGKGYSVPWDEAKDAMHCLK encoded by the coding sequence ATGTTTAAGACATTAGGTGTGCTAGCTCATGTTGATGCGGGAAAGACAACATTTTCGGAGCAGCTCCTTTTTCATACACAAAGTATTCGAGAACGTGGACGAGTTGACCATCAGGATGCGTATCTTGATAACCATTCGATTGAACGTCAGCGCGGCATTACGATTTTTGCAGAGCAAGGTAGAATTCAATATAAGGGAGATACCTATACGTTAGTAGATACACCTGGTCACGTCGATTTTTCCCCAGAAATGGAACGTGCCATTAGTGTAATGGACTATGCAATTATCATCATCAGCGCAGTTGAAGGAATTCAAGGTCATACTGAGACGGTTTGGCATCTTCTCCGACAATACAATGTCCCAACTTTTATTTTTATTAATAAAATCGATCGGGAAGGGGCGGATGTTGAAAGGGTAATGCAGTCGTTAAAAAAGGAATTTTCAGAAGATATGTTGCTACTTGATGACCCGATTTCGGAAGATTCCATTCCTGAAACTGTGCTCGAATGGATTGCTGAACGGGATGAATTCCTCTTTGATCAGTACATGGAGGGGAATATTCTGCCAGCTGCATTTTTACAGACACTCCGCACATTTATTAACCAACAACAGGCTTATGTTTGTGCGAAAGGCGCTGCTTTAAAAGACATCGGTGTGATTGAATTTTTTGATCAGCTCAGTATTCTAACACAAACTCATTATGATGACGATCAACCCTTTAAAGGTAAAGTCTTTAAAATTCGACATGATGAACAACAGCAACGGATTACCTTCATAAAAGCGCTTCAAGGGACTTTAACTGTGCGGGATGAATTCAAGTTTGGCGATGTGACAGAAAAAGTAACAGAAGTACGTCTCTACAACGGGAATCGCTTCGAAACAGTCCAACAAATTCATGCGGGAGACATTTTTGCTGTGAAAGGCCTCACACAAGCAGAGATTGGTGACATATTAGGACACGAAATCGAGTCAACATCTAACTTTGAACTTGTCCCAACACTTCAAGCAAAAGTTGTGTATGAAGGAAATGAACATATCAAAGAAATATTACGGTACTTCCGAATGTTAGAGGCAGAAGAGCCGACGTTGCGTGTCGTATGGAGTGAAAAATTCCAAGAAATTAATGTGCATATCATGGGCGTTATTCAATTGGAAGTTTTAGTGGAAGTAGTGAAAGAGCGTTTCAACATCGATGTACAATTTGAAGATCCTAAAATTTTATATATGGAAACGATTCGATCCTCAGTTACTGGTTACGGTCATTTTGAACCGCTTAAACATTATGCGGAAGTTCATTTAAAGCTAGAGCCAAATGAACGTGGGGCGGGTATTGAATTTATCAATCAATGTCATGCAGATGATTTGTCAGTAGGGCACCAAAGACTGATTGAAAAACATCTATTCGAACGCGAACACCATGGATTACTTACCGGGTATCCCGTTACCGATCTTCGGGTTACACTTCTAACTGGTCGTGCCCACAATAAGCATACAGAAGGTGGGGACTTCCGTGAAGCGACATTCCGTGCACTTCGACAAGGACTTGAGCAAGCCGAAAACGTTCTTTTTGAACCCTATTATAGTTTTAAAATGAAAGCTTCGAACGAACATGTCGGCCGCATGATGACGGATATTCAACAAGCAAGCGGCACTTTTGAAACACCCATCATCACAGAAGACCAGGTCATCATTAAAGGGAAAGCCCCGGTATCAACATTCATGAATTACAGCACCGTGTTTGCTGCTTATACAAATGGGAAAGGGGCATTATCGCTAACATTTAGTGGATATGATTTATGTCACAATACTGAAGAAGTCATTGAACAAATTGGATATGATAAAAACGCCGATCCAGAATATACTTCTTCCAGCATTTTCTGTGCTAAAGGAAAGGGCTACAGTGTACCATGGGATGAAGCGAAAGACGCTATGCATTGTTTAAAATAA
- a CDS encoding extracellular solute-binding protein, producing MKKKHWLFGLLFAFVLLVLAACNGNDSKDETNPSEEGTTSTETTTTEEEATAEESPSGKLVIYTGRDEGLVQGVIEKFNEKYPDIEVEYLTMGAQQILERLRAEKANPQGDFWWGGTQSALIVGANEDLLHSWEPSFSNAIKDEHKDAEGRWFGEMLLPEVIMINSDVLTKETGPQDWDDLLDPKWKDQILIRGVLASGTMRTIYSSMIVRQGADTPEKGYDWLMKLDANTKEYTQDPNQLYLKLTRQEGTVSLWNLQDILLKKHTTDYPFDYIYPKSGAPILVDGVAVVNNAPNLKNAELFTEFLFEQGLVTELANEYYQIPTRTDIDLNAMPDWYKELNLTTFDIDWEVMSAKEAEWMEYWDTNIKGRAK from the coding sequence TTGAAGAAAAAGCATTGGCTATTCGGTCTTTTATTTGCCTTTGTTTTACTCGTTCTTGCTGCATGTAATGGGAATGACTCGAAAGATGAAACGAATCCGTCGGAGGAAGGAACAACTTCAACTGAAACCACTACAACCGAAGAGGAAGCAACAGCGGAAGAATCCCCTTCTGGAAAACTAGTCATTTACACAGGGCGTGATGAAGGGCTTGTGCAAGGGGTCATTGAAAAGTTCAATGAAAAGTATCCAGACATTGAAGTCGAATACTTAACAATGGGCGCACAACAAATTTTAGAACGTCTCCGCGCTGAAAAAGCGAATCCTCAAGGTGATTTCTGGTGGGGTGGAACACAATCTGCACTTATTGTAGGGGCAAATGAAGATTTACTTCATTCTTGGGAGCCAAGTTTCTCAAATGCCATCAAAGATGAACATAAAGATGCAGAGGGTCGTTGGTTTGGGGAAATGCTTTTACCTGAAGTCATTATGATTAATAGCGATGTGTTAACAAAAGAAACGGGTCCACAAGATTGGGATGACCTCCTTGACCCGAAATGGAAAGACCAAATCCTCATTCGTGGAGTATTAGCTTCTGGTACAATGCGTACGATTTACTCCTCAATGATTGTTCGACAAGGTGCGGATACACCTGAAAAAGGTTATGACTGGCTAATGAAACTTGATGCGAACACAAAAGAATATACACAAGATCCGAATCAACTTTACTTAAAACTAACTCGTCAAGAAGGTACGGTTTCATTGTGGAATTTACAAGATATTTTACTGAAGAAACATACTACAGACTATCCATTTGACTATATTTATCCAAAGAGTGGTGCACCGATTTTAGTTGATGGTGTAGCCGTCGTAAACAATGCTCCAAACCTTAAAAACGCAGAGCTCTTCACAGAATTTTTATTTGAACAAGGACTTGTAACAGAACTAGCTAATGAATACTATCAAATTCCAACTCGTACGGACATTGATTTAAATGCAATGCCTGATTGGTATAAAGAACTTAATTTAACGACGTTTGATATTGATTGGGAAGTCATGTCTGCGAAGGAAGCAGAATGGATGGAATACTGGGACACAAATATTAAAGGTCGTGCAAAATAA
- a CDS encoding AEC family transporter, with the protein MDLLLVVLPAFIIFSIGYIGQKKLKLNIKSISTMSLYLMLPFLTFETFYTNKLNIEHFYMFLLSITLTIVLVCITLVYGKIIKADKTHMSVMLLGNIFPNSGNYGTPVALFAFGAVAFDYAIIIMVIQALLINTVGIFIASYGSEKPTTIKEALKKVVKMPVLYGVTLGILFQLINIQLSPTIIDGLGLLGSAAIPTVMLLLGMQLAEIQSQKFEIKYLSPVIVVRMIASPLIAALLVSFMPVNDMIKNVFVLLAAMPVAANTTMLAVQFNTKPNLLSFITLITTVISLITIPLTLYFLG; encoded by the coding sequence ATGGATTTATTGTTAGTTGTTTTACCTGCGTTCATTATTTTTAGTATAGGGTATATAGGGCAAAAAAAACTCAAATTAAATATAAAATCAATTTCAACTATGTCCCTTTATTTAATGTTACCTTTTCTAACTTTTGAAACGTTTTATACGAATAAGTTAAATATTGAACATTTCTATATGTTCTTATTAAGCATCACACTTACAATTGTACTCGTATGTATTACCCTAGTTTATGGGAAAATAATCAAGGCGGATAAAACGCATATGTCCGTCATGTTATTAGGGAATATCTTTCCGAATAGTGGGAATTACGGAACGCCGGTAGCCTTATTTGCTTTTGGGGCGGTTGCATTTGATTATGCAATTATTATCATGGTCATCCAAGCGTTATTGATCAACACTGTCGGTATTTTTATTGCCTCCTATGGCAGTGAAAAACCAACTACAATTAAAGAAGCACTAAAGAAAGTAGTTAAAATGCCGGTATTATATGGAGTAACATTAGGGATATTATTTCAACTGATAAATATTCAGTTATCGCCAACGATTATTGATGGACTTGGATTACTAGGATCAGCTGCAATTCCTACTGTCATGTTGCTTTTGGGGATGCAACTAGCTGAGATTCAATCCCAGAAATTTGAAATAAAGTATTTAAGCCCGGTTATAGTAGTTCGAATGATTGCATCTCCTTTAATTGCGGCTTTATTAGTTAGCTTTATGCCAGTAAATGACATGATTAAAAATGTATTTGTCTTATTAGCCGCAATGCCTGTCGCAGCAAATACGACTATGCTAGCTGTCCAATTTAATACGAAGCCTAATTTACTTTCGTTTATCACACTAATTACAACAGTTATTAGTTTAATAACGATCCCACTCACACTCTATTTTTTAGGTTAA